Proteins from one Litoribrevibacter albus genomic window:
- the gloB gene encoding hydroxyacylglutathione hydrolase, with product MSTNDRLEPLNALIHVYSRNQTMPNATLDFQSFSITPIHAYSDNYIWCIHTEEKAWVVDPGDHKVVEAFLTEHKLDLDGIIITHHHWDHITGISKLTSNRQIPVYGPSHPKIPEVTEVVNEGDQLNIFGLQLTVLFVPGHTLEHIAYFGITAAGQPLLFCGDTLFCAGCGRLFEGTPAQMNHSLQRLTTLNDETLVFCTHEYTESNLKFALEVEPDNTDIEAELSIVQALDTSKQPSLPTSIAKEKRINPFLRASLPQIRQKLTEQFGVSADTFSEDECFAAVRRWKDNF from the coding sequence GTGAGTACCAATGATAGATTGGAACCACTGAACGCATTGATTCATGTTTACTCCCGGAACCAAACCATGCCAAACGCCACGCTTGATTTCCAATCCTTTTCAATCACACCAATCCATGCATATTCAGATAACTATATTTGGTGTATTCATACGGAAGAGAAGGCCTGGGTGGTTGATCCTGGGGATCACAAAGTCGTAGAGGCGTTTCTTACAGAGCACAAGCTCGACTTGGATGGCATTATCATCACCCATCATCATTGGGATCATATAACAGGTATCAGCAAGCTGACTTCAAACCGCCAGATCCCGGTATATGGACCGAGTCACCCGAAAATTCCGGAAGTTACCGAAGTTGTGAACGAAGGAGATCAACTCAACATCTTTGGTTTACAGCTTACAGTACTCTTCGTTCCTGGGCATACCCTTGAACATATTGCTTATTTTGGGATTACTGCTGCAGGTCAACCACTGCTTTTTTGTGGTGATACCTTATTCTGTGCAGGCTGTGGCCGTTTGTTTGAAGGAACCCCGGCACAAATGAATCACTCCTTACAAAGACTGACGACACTCAATGATGAAACTCTGGTGTTTTGCACTCATGAATATACCGAAAGCAATCTAAAATTTGCCTTGGAGGTTGAACCAGACAACACCGATATTGAGGCAGAGCTTTCAATAGTCCAGGCTTTGGATACCAGTAAACAACCCAGCCTCCCCACCAGCATAGCCAAAGAGAAACGCATAAACCCCTTTTTACGAGCTTCCCTCCCCCAAATACGTCAAAAACTTACTGAACAGTTTGGAGTATCGGCCGATACCTTTTCTGAAGATGAGTGTTTTGCTGCCGTTCGTCGTTGGAAAGACAACTTTTAG
- a CDS encoding class I SAM-dependent methyltransferase, which yields MQPNKDNAHKYADIPTLNEAWLDWLATPAGFNLHQQELVLFNEVLPNARGYALVVSSLANPELLVESSKTAHQWWLKAHMCTQGAMTSVQVDPLQWPFEDDSLDVVILHHTLDYAQWPHQTLREAARCLNDSGRLIVVGYNPFSLWGMGKMIFGRWSQRFPWLCRFINPWRVADWLTMLDCRVVKAYYTRPLLPWGTGEVGKYFFLKKKPDAAKKIPSGFWPGASYMLVCKPETPCLTPIQKDWRRRQFTNLPIAGRTFNVNPIASEPNKRAETNNSDSLKS from the coding sequence ATGCAACCTAATAAAGATAACGCTCATAAATACGCCGATATCCCAACGCTGAATGAAGCCTGGTTGGATTGGTTAGCGACGCCTGCAGGTTTTAACCTTCATCAGCAGGAATTGGTGTTATTTAATGAGGTATTGCCAAATGCGAGAGGGTACGCTTTAGTTGTGTCATCGTTAGCTAACCCTGAGTTGCTGGTCGAGTCGTCTAAAACGGCACATCAGTGGTGGCTAAAGGCGCATATGTGCACTCAGGGTGCAATGACCAGTGTTCAGGTTGATCCTCTTCAATGGCCTTTTGAAGATGACTCTTTGGATGTGGTCATTCTTCATCACACGTTAGATTATGCCCAGTGGCCTCATCAAACACTAAGAGAGGCGGCTCGTTGCCTGAATGATTCCGGGCGATTAATTGTTGTTGGCTATAATCCGTTCTCGTTATGGGGCATGGGAAAAATGATCTTCGGCCGTTGGAGCCAGAGATTTCCCTGGTTGTGTCGGTTTATAAATCCCTGGCGTGTGGCCGATTGGCTCACGATGCTCGACTGTCGAGTAGTGAAAGCTTACTATACTCGCCCGCTGTTACCTTGGGGGACTGGTGAAGTCGGTAAGTATTTCTTTTTGAAAAAGAAGCCGGATGCAGCCAAGAAGATTCCTTCAGGTTTTTGGCCGGGTGCTAGTTATATGTTGGTCTGTAAGCCTGAAACACCGTGTTTGACGCCAATACAGAAAGATTGGCGTCGACGTCAGTTTACGAACTTGCCAATTGCGGGACGTACTTTTAACGTAAATCCAATTGCTTCAGAACCCAATAAGCGAGCGGAAACAAACAACTCTGATTCCTTGAAGTCCTAA
- a CDS encoding lytic transglycosylase, protein MRIKIKTLIFSILTPSLMVSGCASINQGINQSYEQLVSLTDTLSDDSQPTEPSSNQDAAAPELTDAEVTQSEMDQRPEQRYQVVSNEFVGPIYYDNLWDRVRNNLQLERDIAQPRVIAQINWYKKHPTYFKRISDRASRYMYHVVTELERRDLPAELALLPIVESAYDPFAYSHGRASGLWQFIPSTGRHFNLKQDWWYDGRRDIVASTDAALDYLSQLNNRFDDWLLALAAYNAGGGNVSKAIRKNTRKNKPTDFWSLHLPRETSAYSPKMVALAELLANPEKYNFEWPHVPNQPYFKEIQIDGQIDLAQAAELADIEIDELYKLNPAFNQWATHPDGPHRLLVPVENSDIFETNLASLDKKHRVNWKRYKIRSGDSLITIAKQFRTTPQVLREVNSIRKNMIRAGDTLLIPTSSRNMDEYTMSAIQRLHKRQNRAPNGGRHKSNYFVRSGDSFWTISRKFGVGVRELAKWNSMAPTDPLKINQKLVIWTKKPQVSKNGNKVIRKVGYKVRKGDSLARIASKFSVSVGDIKRWNPNAATKYIHPGQSITLYVDVTNIN, encoded by the coding sequence ATGAGAATTAAGATTAAAACACTGATATTCAGCATTCTAACGCCCTCCTTGATGGTGTCTGGCTGTGCCTCCATTAATCAAGGAATCAACCAAAGTTACGAACAATTAGTCAGTCTGACCGATACTCTGTCTGATGATTCCCAGCCGACCGAACCATCATCGAATCAAGACGCTGCAGCCCCCGAACTGACTGATGCTGAAGTTACACAATCAGAAATGGACCAACGCCCTGAACAGCGCTATCAAGTGGTCAGTAACGAATTTGTCGGACCGATTTATTACGATAACCTGTGGGACAGAGTCCGTAATAACCTTCAGCTTGAACGTGACATTGCTCAACCCCGAGTCATCGCGCAGATTAATTGGTACAAAAAGCACCCGACCTATTTCAAGAGAATCAGCGACCGTGCCAGCCGCTACATGTATCACGTGGTTACCGAACTGGAACGACGTGATCTTCCCGCAGAATTGGCGCTACTACCAATTGTAGAAAGTGCTTATGATCCATTTGCCTACTCACACGGCAGAGCTTCTGGTTTATGGCAATTTATTCCAAGTACAGGTCGTCACTTTAACCTCAAGCAAGACTGGTGGTATGACGGACGCCGCGACATTGTGGCTTCAACCGATGCTGCTTTAGACTACCTATCTCAACTCAACAACCGTTTTGATGACTGGCTACTGGCCTTAGCTGCGTACAACGCTGGCGGTGGCAATGTTTCTAAAGCCATTCGCAAAAACACTCGCAAAAATAAGCCAACGGACTTTTGGTCATTACACTTACCACGCGAAACCTCGGCTTACTCACCAAAGATGGTTGCTCTCGCGGAATTGCTCGCTAACCCGGAAAAATACAACTTTGAATGGCCACATGTTCCAAACCAACCGTATTTCAAAGAAATCCAAATCGATGGTCAAATCGATCTAGCGCAAGCCGCAGAGCTGGCAGACATTGAGATCGATGAACTCTACAAATTAAACCCGGCGTTCAATCAGTGGGCGACTCATCCAGACGGCCCTCACCGTCTACTCGTTCCGGTTGAAAATTCCGACATTTTTGAAACCAACCTTGCGTCGTTGGATAAAAAACATCGTGTTAACTGGAAACGCTACAAAATTCGCTCTGGCGACAGTCTAATTACCATTGCCAAGCAATTCCGAACAACACCTCAAGTGCTTCGCGAAGTTAACAGTATCCGTAAAAACATGATCCGTGCTGGCGACACACTACTGATCCCAACCAGCAGTCGCAACATGGATGAATACACCATGAGTGCGATTCAACGTCTTCATAAACGTCAAAATAGAGCACCGAATGGTGGTCGCCATAAGTCCAACTATTTTGTAAGAAGTGGCGACAGTTTCTGGACCATCTCACGCAAGTTTGGCGTTGGGGTTCGTGAGCTGGCGAAATGGAACAGCATGGCACCCACCGACCCTCTAAAGATCAATCAGAAGTTGGTTATCTGGACGAAAAAGCCGCAAGTCAGCAAGAACGGTAACAAAGTCATTCGTAAAGTGGGCTATAAAGTTCGCAAAGGCGACTCGTTAGCTCGTATTGCCAGCAAATTCAGCGTGTCAGTTGGCGACATCAAACGCTGGAACCCAAATGCCGCGACAAAATACATTCACCCAGGTCAATCGATCACTCTCTATGTTGACGTAACCAATATTAATTAA
- a CDS encoding DUF934 domain-containing protein — MPKLIKNRAIVEDDFVLVTTIEEGADAPEGNVILPVQYYLDNRDALASRDNVAVWLESDQPAELLNDIHQEVAFIAVNFPKFADGRGYSYARLIRERMNYTGELRAIGDVLLDQLHFMARCGFDSFAVREDTDIEEALTGFEAFRYSYQAANDNPSPLFRKRLG, encoded by the coding sequence ATGCCAAAGCTAATTAAGAACCGTGCTATCGTTGAAGACGATTTCGTACTGGTAACTACCATTGAGGAAGGAGCGGACGCCCCAGAGGGTAACGTGATCCTTCCTGTTCAATATTATTTAGACAACCGTGACGCGCTTGCTAGCCGTGATAACGTTGCTGTTTGGCTTGAATCAGATCAGCCTGCAGAGTTATTGAATGACATCCACCAAGAAGTGGCGTTCATCGCAGTTAACTTCCCTAAGTTTGCTGACGGCCGTGGTTACTCATACGCTCGCCTAATCCGTGAACGCATGAACTACACGGGTGAACTACGCGCGATTGGTGACGTTCTGCTTGATCAACTTCACTTCATGGCTCGCTGTGGTTTTGACAGTTTTGCTGTACGTGAAGACACGGACATCGAAGAGGCATTAACAGGCTTCGAAGCATTCCGTTACTCTTATCAGGCTGCAAACGACAACCCTTCCCCGCTTTTCCGTAAGCGCCTAGGGTAA
- the dnaQ gene encoding DNA polymerase III subunit epsilon, giving the protein MANRQIVLDTETTGLNAKSGDRIIEIGCVELIDRKLTGNHYHVYINPQRDVPEDAVRVHGITNEFLADKPLFKDVADEFLEYIKGAELVIHNAAFDVGFIEHEYYLLTGKSWDITEYCGVLDTLAMARHKYPGQRATLDALCKRLDVDNSARELHGALLDSEILADVYLAMTGGQTSLGLDADSDSGSDGAGGARRFSRFEQVIDLPVLLASEEELKQHEYCLDLVDKQSDGAVWRK; this is encoded by the coding sequence ATGGCCAACCGTCAAATTGTACTGGATACGGAAACAACAGGTCTTAATGCCAAGTCTGGGGACCGTATTATTGAAATTGGTTGTGTTGAGCTGATAGATAGAAAGCTCACAGGTAATCATTATCACGTATACATTAATCCGCAACGGGATGTTCCCGAAGATGCAGTGAGAGTTCACGGTATCACTAATGAGTTTTTGGCGGATAAACCCCTTTTTAAAGATGTAGCCGACGAATTTTTAGAGTACATCAAGGGCGCAGAGCTTGTGATTCACAACGCGGCGTTCGACGTGGGCTTTATCGAGCACGAATATTACCTTTTAACAGGTAAGTCTTGGGATATCACAGAATACTGTGGTGTTCTGGATACCTTGGCGATGGCCAGGCATAAGTATCCGGGACAACGAGCTACTCTGGATGCCTTATGTAAACGACTGGACGTTGATAACTCTGCTCGTGAATTGCACGGCGCTTTGCTTGACTCGGAAATCCTAGCTGATGTCTATCTGGCGATGACGGGTGGACAAACATCTCTAGGGTTGGATGCTGACAGTGATTCAGGTTCGGACGGTGCTGGTGGTGCGCGGCGTTTTAGCCGATTTGAGCAGGTTATTGATTTGCCTGTATTACTCGCTTCGGAAGAAGAGTTAAAACAGCATGAGTATTGTCTGGATTTAGTGGATAAGCAGAGCGATGGCGCTGTTTGGCGTAAATAG
- the sohB gene encoding protease SohB, whose translation MGFWSEYSVFLAQAVTVVLAIIVIIGFLAAVGQKNRREGHIEIKKLNDKFEDTKELFEHELLSKDELKEKHKAQKKADKEKKKAEKKEAKTESTEKVRKRRVFVIDFDGDVNASAVSSMREEISAVLTSAEPCDEVVVRLESPGGVVHGYGLAASQLDRIRKKDIPLTICVDKVAASGGYMMACLANKIIAAPFAIVGSIGVVAQIPNIHRLLKKNDIDVELHTAGEFKRTLTVIGENTDEGREKFKQDLQDTHDLFKSHVSQYRPELAIDKVANGDIWYGTEALNNNLIDEVMTSDEYLMQVADEADVFEVKYEVKKSFQEKLGMAASLGITKSIDKVLTRFIDTRTQIR comes from the coding sequence TTGGGCTTTTGGAGTGAGTACAGTGTTTTTCTGGCACAAGCAGTGACTGTGGTATTAGCGATCATCGTCATCATTGGTTTTCTCGCTGCTGTGGGTCAGAAAAATCGAAGAGAAGGACATATTGAAATAAAAAAACTCAATGACAAGTTTGAGGATACTAAAGAGCTTTTTGAGCATGAGTTGCTTTCGAAAGATGAATTGAAAGAGAAACACAAGGCTCAAAAGAAAGCAGATAAAGAAAAGAAAAAAGCTGAGAAAAAAGAGGCTAAGACCGAATCAACAGAAAAAGTCCGTAAAAGACGGGTTTTTGTCATTGATTTCGATGGGGATGTAAATGCTTCTGCAGTAAGCTCCATGAGAGAAGAAATCAGTGCGGTTTTAACCTCGGCAGAACCATGTGATGAAGTCGTTGTTCGTCTGGAAAGCCCTGGTGGGGTTGTGCATGGTTATGGTCTGGCTGCTTCTCAGTTGGATCGTATTCGCAAGAAAGACATTCCATTAACGATTTGTGTCGACAAAGTAGCGGCCAGTGGTGGTTACATGATGGCGTGTTTGGCAAATAAAATTATTGCAGCGCCATTTGCTATTGTTGGTTCAATAGGTGTGGTTGCCCAGATTCCAAACATCCATCGTCTATTAAAGAAAAACGATATCGATGTTGAGTTGCATACGGCAGGCGAGTTTAAGCGCACTTTGACTGTGATTGGTGAAAATACGGATGAGGGGCGTGAGAAATTCAAACAGGACCTTCAGGACACCCATGACTTGTTCAAATCGCATGTGTCTCAATATCGTCCGGAGTTGGCCATTGATAAAGTGGCCAATGGTGACATTTGGTATGGCACTGAAGCACTGAATAATAATTTGATTGATGAAGTGATGACCAGTGATGAGTATTTAATGCAAGTGGCTGATGAGGCTGATGTCTTTGAAGTGAAATACGAAGTTAAAAAGTCCTTCCAGGAAAAGCTTGGAATGGCTGCATCATTGGGTATCACAAAGAGTATTGATAAGGTGCTGACTCGTTTCATCGACACTCGTACTCAAATTCGTTAA
- the nhaB gene encoding sodium/proton antiporter NhaB, with protein MSYSLSGAFAKNFLGHSPLWYKKAIIAFLILNPLILFTMGPFVAGWALIAEFIFTLAMALRCYPLQPGGLLALEAVAIGMTSPENVYHEALVNFPVILLLMFMVAGIYFMKDLLLFVFTKILVNVKSKLALSLLFSISSALLSAFLDALTVTAVLISVGVGFYAVYHKVISRGDYEEYDDHDHTDDASIEEHQREDLEEFRAFLRSLIMHGAVGTALGGVCTLVGEPQNLLIAKYVGWDDFIHFFIMMAPVTMPVLFAGLLTVVILEKTKWFGYGHELPDSVRHILEDFAAKEAAARNKKHKAQLIIQAIGAAILVFGLAFHIAEVGLIGLMVIVLLTAFNGYTEEHQIGHAFEEALPFTALLVVFFAVVAVIHEQHLFSPVTNWVLSLETSAQPGMFFLANGILSMISDNVFVATVYISEVAQVFQRNEITREHFETLAVAINTGTNLPSVATPNGQAAFLFLLTSALAPLIRLSYGRMVIMALPYTLVLTAVGYVMVSTL; from the coding sequence ATGTCATATTCATTGTCCGGTGCTTTTGCAAAGAACTTTTTGGGCCACTCTCCATTGTGGTACAAAAAAGCAATTATCGCCTTTCTAATTCTTAATCCTTTGATTCTGTTCACAATGGGTCCTTTCGTTGCTGGTTGGGCATTAATTGCTGAATTTATTTTTACTCTCGCAATGGCGTTGCGTTGCTACCCTCTTCAGCCTGGCGGTTTACTCGCATTAGAAGCTGTCGCAATCGGTATGACATCACCTGAAAACGTTTATCATGAAGCACTGGTCAATTTCCCGGTTATCTTGCTACTGATGTTTATGGTGGCAGGCATCTACTTCATGAAAGACCTGCTGTTGTTTGTATTCACCAAGATCCTGGTGAATGTTAAATCTAAACTAGCACTGTCGCTTTTATTCTCAATTTCCTCTGCTCTACTTTCCGCGTTCCTTGATGCACTTACCGTGACCGCAGTATTAATCAGCGTTGGTGTTGGTTTCTATGCTGTCTATCACAAAGTTATTTCTCGCGGCGATTATGAAGAATACGATGATCACGACCACACAGATGACGCCAGCATTGAAGAACATCAACGCGAAGATCTGGAAGAATTCCGTGCGTTCTTACGCAGCCTAATCATGCACGGTGCGGTAGGTACCGCCCTAGGTGGTGTATGTACGCTTGTGGGTGAGCCTCAAAACCTATTGATTGCAAAATACGTCGGTTGGGATGATTTCATTCATTTCTTCATAATGATGGCTCCAGTAACTATGCCTGTACTATTTGCCGGCCTACTTACGGTTGTAATCCTAGAGAAAACAAAATGGTTCGGTTATGGACATGAGTTGCCAGATAGCGTGCGCCATATCCTGGAAGACTTTGCTGCAAAAGAAGCGGCAGCCAGAAATAAAAAACACAAAGCACAATTGATCATTCAGGCAATTGGTGCTGCGATTCTGGTCTTTGGTTTGGCCTTCCACATTGCAGAAGTTGGTTTGATTGGCCTGATGGTTATCGTGTTATTAACTGCATTTAATGGCTACACAGAAGAACATCAAATTGGTCATGCGTTTGAGGAAGCACTGCCTTTCACAGCCCTTTTGGTTGTTTTCTTTGCCGTTGTAGCAGTTATCCATGAACAACACTTATTCAGCCCTGTGACAAACTGGGTATTGAGTCTGGAAACCAGCGCTCAGCCTGGAATGTTCTTCCTGGCAAACGGTATCCTATCAATGATCAGTGACAACGTATTCGTTGCAACTGTATATATCTCAGAAGTTGCACAAGTGTTTCAAAGAAATGAAATTACTCGTGAACACTTTGAAACCTTAGCGGTTGCCATCAACACAGGTACCAACCTACCAAGTGTTGCAACGCCTAATGGTCAAGCGGCGTTTTTATTCTTACTAACCTCAGCACTAGCACCATTGATTCGCTTGTCTTACGGACGCATGGTCATCATGGCGCTACCTTACACATTGGTACTGACTGCCGTTGGTTATGTAATGGTATCGACACTCTGA
- a CDS encoding SCP2 sterol-binding domain-containing protein, whose amino-acid sequence MATVAEIIETMKSKFNADAAAGMENVFQFSIEDGDDFFVTINGGSFDIAEGESDDPSVTLIMDTETLGGLMNGEVDGMQAFMMGQLKAEGDIMLATKLSELFPV is encoded by the coding sequence ATGGCTACAGTTGCAGAAATCATTGAAACTATGAAGTCCAAGTTTAACGCTGATGCAGCGGCAGGCATGGAAAATGTTTTCCAATTCAGCATTGAAGATGGCGACGACTTCTTCGTAACAATCAATGGCGGTAGCTTTGACATCGCTGAAGGTGAGTCTGACGACCCTTCTGTTACTCTGATCATGGACACCGAAACTCTTGGTGGTCTAATGAACGGCGAAGTTGACGGCATGCAAGCATTCATGATGGGTCAGCTTAAAGCTGAAGGCGACATCATGTTGGCTACTAAACTTTCTGAGTTGTTCCCTGTTTAA
- a CDS encoding cation:proton antiporter — MDHSITFNFFVIFTGSAILATLAMFGRQPLLIAYIVLGALLGPYGFATIDDPSLISDLAHIGIVFLLYLLGLDMQPAKLITMLRKATLIALFSSAIFAFAGFSFASLFGYSDIESLVIGLAMMFSSTIIGIKLLPTTALHHKHIGELVTGLLLLQDLIAILVLIAIQSLSNQAGTQGIDWWMMIQPLVMLPLLIIVAWALIKWLIIPLLVKFDRIQEFMFLITIGWCLGLAELASFIGLSQEIGAFVAGVTMALTPIAQFVALTLKPLRDFFLVLFFFSLGASFNLGLLPQVWLPAIILAAIFLILKPLVFRFLLFKLEESPRMGWEVGFRLGQNSEFALLVAFLALGTGMIGVEAAHVIQATAIITFLISTYIVISRYPSPIAMTDKLRRD, encoded by the coding sequence ATGGATCACAGCATCACATTTAACTTCTTCGTCATTTTTACAGGCTCCGCTATTTTAGCCACGCTTGCCATGTTTGGCCGCCAGCCTCTTCTAATTGCCTACATTGTACTTGGAGCGCTATTAGGCCCCTATGGCTTTGCAACTATCGATGACCCGAGCCTAATCAGCGATTTAGCGCACATTGGCATCGTCTTTCTGCTGTACCTGCTTGGCCTAGACATGCAGCCAGCCAAGTTAATCACCATGCTCAGAAAAGCCACCCTGATAGCGCTTTTTTCTTCAGCTATTTTTGCATTTGCCGGGTTCAGCTTTGCCAGCCTATTTGGCTATTCAGACATCGAGTCCTTGGTCATTGGCCTGGCCATGATGTTTTCCAGCACCATCATAGGTATTAAGTTACTACCCACTACGGCCCTACACCACAAACATATTGGTGAATTGGTGACTGGCCTGTTACTTTTACAGGATTTAATCGCCATTCTGGTGCTGATTGCCATTCAATCCTTGAGCAACCAGGCCGGTACTCAAGGCATTGACTGGTGGATGATGATTCAACCCCTGGTCATGCTTCCGCTTCTAATCATCGTTGCCTGGGCTCTGATCAAATGGTTGATTATCCCTCTATTGGTCAAGTTTGATCGAATTCAGGAATTTATGTTTTTGATTACCATTGGCTGGTGTCTTGGCTTGGCCGAACTTGCCTCGTTCATTGGCCTATCCCAGGAAATTGGGGCCTTCGTTGCAGGCGTTACCATGGCTTTAACCCCTATTGCTCAATTTGTTGCCTTAACACTAAAACCATTGAGAGACTTCTTTCTGGTTCTGTTCTTCTTCTCATTGGGCGCCAGCTTTAACTTAGGATTACTCCCACAAGTCTGGTTACCCGCCATCATTCTCGCCGCGATTTTCTTGATTCTCAAACCGCTGGTGTTTCGCTTCTTGTTATTCAAGCTGGAGGAAAGCCCTAGAATGGGCTGGGAAGTAGGATTCCGCTTAGGACAAAACAGTGAATTCGCATTGCTTGTGGCTTTCCTGGCACTGGGTACAGGGATGATTGGTGTGGAAGCTGCTCATGTGATTCAGGCTACTGCAATTATCACCTTTCTAATTTCCACCTACATTGTTATTTCTCGCTATCCATCACCCATTGCAATGACAGACAAGCTAAGACGAGACTGA
- a CDS encoding YhdH/YhfP family quinone oxidoreductase, whose protein sequence is MDSNQVTSYQAFEVTEQDDGSFAQAIVTKDVPSLKEGHVLIKVEYSAINYKDALSSTGNKGVTREYPHVPGIDASGTVLSSSSDEFKAGQQVVVTGHDLGMNTDGGYGQVIHVPESWVHSLPEGFSTQDAAVLGTAGITASLCIDKLLMTGIGPESGPVLVTGATGGVGSIAVALLVDMGFEVYAVSGKADQHERLRALGVTEVFGREELSESNKRPLLKGRWAAAIDTVGGVPLENILKSLMPQGTAAICGLVSSPALAMTVFPFILRGINLVGIDSAEVSSAKKAAMWAFMQEHSSILQGYQDWVTPITLDQLPEYIDRILKGGAAGRTLVKVS, encoded by the coding sequence ATGGATAGTAATCAAGTGACCAGTTATCAGGCGTTTGAAGTGACAGAGCAGGACGATGGCTCGTTTGCTCAGGCAATCGTTACTAAAGACGTTCCATCTTTAAAAGAAGGCCATGTTCTGATCAAAGTGGAATATTCTGCGATTAACTATAAAGATGCTTTGTCTTCTACTGGGAACAAAGGTGTGACACGCGAATATCCTCATGTACCGGGGATTGATGCGTCAGGTACGGTATTATCTTCTTCATCTGATGAGTTCAAAGCTGGCCAGCAAGTTGTTGTTACTGGTCATGATTTAGGCATGAATACTGACGGTGGCTATGGTCAGGTCATTCACGTTCCGGAAAGTTGGGTGCATTCTCTACCTGAAGGGTTTTCAACTCAGGATGCTGCTGTTTTAGGAACGGCTGGTATCACAGCGTCTCTTTGTATTGATAAATTGCTCATGACAGGTATTGGGCCGGAAAGTGGCCCTGTGCTTGTAACAGGTGCAACCGGCGGTGTCGGTTCAATTGCGGTTGCCTTACTGGTGGATATGGGCTTTGAAGTGTATGCAGTTTCAGGGAAAGCAGACCAACATGAGCGTCTAAGAGCTTTGGGTGTAACAGAGGTCTTTGGTCGTGAGGAGTTGTCTGAATCCAATAAAAGACCCTTGCTGAAAGGTCGTTGGGCTGCAGCGATCGATACTGTGGGTGGTGTACCTCTGGAGAATATTCTCAAGTCGTTAATGCCTCAAGGTACGGCTGCAATTTGCGGCTTGGTGTCATCGCCGGCTCTGGCTATGACAGTCTTTCCGTTTATCCTTCGTGGTATTAACTTGGTTGGGATTGATTCAGCGGAAGTGTCTTCTGCGAAAAAGGCAGCTATGTGGGCCTTTATGCAGGAGCACAGTTCTATTCTACAAGGCTATCAAGACTGGGTAACTCCGATCACTCTAGATCAACTTCCTGAGTACATTGATCGTATTTTGAAAGGTGGTGCGGCAGGTCGAACTTTGGTTAAAGTAAGCTAA
- the rnhA gene encoding ribonuclease HI, translating to MTIITEVFTDGACRGNPGPGGWGVLLRHGRFEKRLCGGERNTTNNRMELSAAIEGLAALNRRCEVRLTTDSQYVRKGITQWIHGWKRNGWKTSSREPVKNADLWQRLDELVTQHTVEWCWVKGHSGHRENEIADQLANQGIDELTS from the coding sequence ATGACGATCATTACAGAAGTATTTACCGATGGCGCTTGTCGTGGAAATCCTGGCCCGGGTGGTTGGGGTGTTTTGTTGCGACATGGTCGGTTTGAGAAACGATTGTGTGGTGGTGAACGTAATACCACGAATAACAGGATGGAACTGTCAGCGGCTATCGAAGGCTTGGCAGCTCTTAATCGACGTTGTGAGGTTCGGCTGACTACCGATTCTCAATATGTGCGGAAGGGCATTACTCAATGGATTCATGGTTGGAAGAGGAATGGTTGGAAAACTTCGTCCCGTGAGCCTGTTAAAAATGCCGATTTATGGCAACGTTTAGATGAATTAGTGACTCAACACACGGTTGAATGGTGTTGGGTGAAAGGCCACAGTGGCCATCGAGAGAATGAAATAGCAGATCAATTAGCGAACCAGGGGATCGATGAGTTAACCTCATAA